The proteins below are encoded in one region of Rhizobacter sp.:
- the trmL gene encoding tRNA (uridine(34)/cytosine(34)/5-carboxymethylaminomethyluridine(34)-2'-O)-methyltransferase TrmL encodes MFNIVLVQPEIPPNTGNVIRLAANTGCALHLIEPLGFSMDDRLLRRAGLDYHEYAPVQRHTSWQAFLDTARPAPQRLFAFTTRGSQPFSQVSWQPGDWFVFGSETAGLAPELRESFPLPQRVRLPMKPEQRSLNLSNAVAVTVFEAWRQNGYQGGA; translated from the coding sequence ATGTTCAACATCGTCCTCGTGCAGCCGGAGATTCCCCCCAACACCGGCAACGTGATCCGCCTCGCGGCCAACACCGGCTGCGCCTTGCACCTCATCGAGCCGCTCGGCTTCTCGATGGACGACCGCCTGCTGCGGCGCGCGGGCCTCGACTACCACGAGTACGCGCCCGTTCAGCGCCATACGTCGTGGCAGGCCTTTCTCGACACGGCGCGCCCTGCCCCGCAGCGGCTCTTCGCCTTCACCACACGCGGCAGCCAGCCCTTTTCGCAGGTGTCGTGGCAGCCAGGAGACTGGTTTGTCTTCGGGTCGGAAACGGCAGGCCTCGCACCCGAGCTGCGCGAAAGCTTTCCGCTCCCCCAGCGGGTGCGGCTGCCCATGAAGCCCGAACAGCGCAGCCTCAACCTGAGCAATGCCGTGGCGGTCACCGTCTTCGAAGCCTGGCGGCAGAACGGCTACCAGGGCGGCGCCTGA
- a CDS encoding ComF family protein, producing MLFSRLLQPLPSLCAVCRGWGDGALCGHCQQRYASVVPRCERCALQVPEGVAVCGQCLTHPPDFDAARTGLDYAYPWSTLIARFKFRDALELADALVAPLRTALQHDSAPPPDLLVPVPLSRERLRERGYNQAWEAARRLARDLAIRCDAYLLLRVKDSPHQLDLPPEERAANVRGVFAVEPLRRAQLQGLHVAVIDDVMTTGATCAELARVLKQAGATRVSAWALARTPRDAS from the coding sequence ATGTTGTTCAGCCGTCTGCTTCAGCCCTTGCCCAGCCTCTGCGCCGTGTGCCGGGGGTGGGGAGACGGCGCGCTGTGCGGCCATTGCCAGCAGCGCTACGCGAGCGTGGTGCCACGTTGCGAACGCTGCGCCTTGCAGGTACCGGAAGGGGTGGCGGTCTGCGGGCAGTGCCTGACGCACCCGCCCGATTTCGATGCCGCACGCACCGGACTCGACTACGCCTACCCCTGGTCCACACTCATCGCCCGCTTCAAGTTTCGTGACGCGCTGGAACTCGCCGATGCGCTGGTCGCGCCGCTTCGCACCGCGCTTCAACACGACAGCGCCCCCCCGCCCGACCTGCTGGTGCCGGTTCCGCTGAGCCGCGAGCGACTGCGCGAACGTGGCTACAACCAGGCTTGGGAGGCCGCCCGCCGGCTCGCGCGCGATTTGGCGATCCGCTGCGACGCCTACCTGCTGCTGCGCGTGAAGGACAGCCCCCACCAGCTCGACCTGCCGCCCGAGGAGCGCGCCGCCAACGTGCGCGGCGTCTTCGCCGTCGAGCCCTTGCGCCGCGCACAGCTGCAGGGTTTGCACGTAGCCGTGATCGACGACGTGATGACCACCGGCGCCACCTGCGCCGAACTCGCCCGCGTGCTCAAGCAGGCGGGCGCGACACGCGTGTCGGCCTGGGCCCTGGCCCGCACGCCGCGCGACGCCTCCTGA
- a CDS encoding biotin synthase, translating to MSTPSASTARQLDPASVQAWLRRLARAPEAPWLHAEVARRMADRLAFIRVQPQVVLDWWAFGGASTELLLKTYPQARHLAVEPTQALQARSQQAMAAPWWSPRRWRGAPVSVMAPEAVAPASVHLLWANMMLHAVVDPARLVAQWQQLLAVDGFVMFSGLGPGSLRALNEIYARMGWGAPLADFVDMHDLGDMLVQAGFADPVMDQEVLTLSWDSAEALLKELRTLGPNASPQRFAGLRTPRWRQCLLAELESLARPDGRIHLDFEIAYGHAFKATPRAPLAAETRVSVDDMRAMVRNRPPRG from the coding sequence ATGAGCACGCCCTCTGCATCGACCGCTCGACAACTCGACCCGGCGAGCGTGCAAGCCTGGTTGCGCCGCTTGGCACGCGCGCCCGAAGCGCCCTGGCTGCATGCCGAAGTGGCGAGGCGCATGGCCGATCGGCTCGCGTTCATCCGTGTGCAGCCGCAGGTCGTGCTGGACTGGTGGGCGTTCGGCGGCGCCAGCACGGAGCTGTTGCTGAAGACCTACCCGCAGGCGCGCCATCTGGCGGTGGAACCGACCCAGGCCTTGCAGGCACGCAGCCAGCAGGCGATGGCGGCGCCGTGGTGGTCACCCCGTCGCTGGCGCGGGGCGCCGGTCTCCGTGATGGCGCCCGAGGCGGTGGCGCCGGCCAGCGTGCACCTGCTCTGGGCCAACATGATGCTGCACGCAGTGGTCGACCCCGCCCGGCTGGTGGCCCAGTGGCAGCAGTTGCTCGCGGTCGATGGCTTCGTCATGTTCTCGGGTCTCGGGCCTGGCAGCCTGCGAGCGCTGAACGAGATCTACGCCCGCATGGGCTGGGGTGCGCCGCTGGCCGACTTCGTCGACATGCACGACCTGGGCGACATGCTGGTGCAGGCGGGCTTTGCCGACCCGGTGATGGACCAGGAGGTCCTCACCCTGAGCTGGGACAGCGCCGAGGCACTCTTGAAGGAGCTGCGCACCCTGGGTCCGAACGCGTCGCCGCAGCGCTTCGCCGGGCTGCGCACGCCGCGTTGGCGCCAATGCCTCCTGGCGGAACTCGAAAGCCTGGCTCGACCCGACGGCCGCATCCACCTCGACTTCGAGATCGCCTACGGGCATGCCTTCAAGGCCACGCCGCGCGCGCCGCTGGCGGCCGAGACCCGCGTCTCGGTCGACGACATGCGTGCCATGGTGCGCAACAGGCCGCCCAGAGGGTGA